The DNA window tatttttcaatatttgttaagtttaaataattattaataaaatcatttacttatttttttcatataaaagttattttcttataattatttatttaaataattaaagctatattaatttattttttatgtgggtgattgataaatttaatcttgctcaattagttataatttcatgtaataataaattaatattgttttaattatttaaataaataattgtaagaaaataatttttatatgaaaatttaattaaataattattttaaacttgaaaaatattaaaaaatacaaaaatttattaaataatcaatatatatataaaggaaggtTTAAAGAGAGATGATGTGGCATTCTATGtgagttttctttgattttcttttttttttctcatttttttatattttttaatatttttgtatactTTTCGTAATATGAGAGTCATGTTAAAAAAGTCCCACATGGTTTAAAAATCATTGTGGGTGGTATACtcttacattatatatatatcactattCTTTTGTTTTGATTTATCTTGGTAATTGATAAATTTAATCTTGcccaattagttataattttttaaagtaaatacaaaatatatttttgtatttttcaatctctattattttgatttgatttgtttcaaagttaatattatttagtttttatgtgggtgattgataaatttaatcttgcccaattaattataattttttttaaagtaaatacaaaatatatttttgtatttttcaatatttatcaagtttaaataattattaataaaatcatttacttatttttttctaataaaagttattttcttataattatttatttaaataattaaaactatataaatttagtttttatgtaggtgattgataaatttaatcttgctcaattagttataatttttttaaaagtaaatacaaaatatatttttttgtatttttcaatatttttcaagtttaaaattattattaataaaattattttcttataattatttatttaaattaaaaatatattaatttattattacatgaaattttattagaataataaaactctttaaatatatatttttatatggttttGGTGAGATGAGACTATTGTTAATATTAAATCTATAGGTTATATACATTTTATTgttccaaaattaatattatttatttttacatatttttgcatcatttaatttttgtcaaatatttaaatttaaaaaaatctttagttttttaacaaataaaaataatatatatttttagaattttttattttccattattaattttgttaaatatatctttattttatcatttttctaCATTTTTTATGCTTTTAGTAATATGAGAGTCATTTCACAAAAGTCtcacattatttaaaaattattgtggatgatataattttacattaaatagataaatattctttttttttttatttgtcacAAAGTTagcataatttattttctatgtgGGTGATTAATGAACTTAATTTTatctaattagttatatttttttttttcagtgagtgcaaattatatttttatatttttcaatctttatcaagtttaaaataattataaaaaatcatttaaatattttttcctataaaaagtatttttttttataactctttattttaatgtatttaaataattaaaactatgTGTTCAATTTAtaggttatatatatattttatttgttccaaaattaattttatttatcttcaCATATTTTTGTACTATTTAATTTTTGTCaaatatttaactttttttttgaaaaaaaaaaccttaagttttttaacaaataaaaataatatataattttagaatttttattttatattattaatttttgttgaatatatctttatttttttcattttcccaCATTTTTGTATGCTTTTAATAATATGATAGTCACTTTACAAAAGTCCCACATGGTTTAGAGATTATTGTGGGTGATatacttttaaattaaatatatcaatattcttttattttagtttgtcacaaagttagtataatttattTTGGGTGATTGATGAACTTAATCTTATACaagtagttatgattttttttaaaaaaaaattgaattcaaAGTTAGTATAATAAGGcttctctttttcaaaaattttattattcaatataactaactttaagacaatttctaacacgaacacgaacagatacagaaaatgtaactagttttgtcataatatCACTAGATAAAATTAttgttaagttttattttgacaaaaaaatcagttcagggtcttatttgtataattttagaaaatacaaggtccattttgtcatttaacaaaacatatagtccaattagtaatttttgcaaaatacaggatccaaaatgatatttatccatatatatatatataaagaaaagtaCTAAAGAAAATGAGGTCACAtcctataatattttaatccattttaaaagaaatttagtaaatttaattcattttaCATATTTGTAGATGTTGAGACATATGACttagtaagttttttttattatgtgtaAAAATCCGACATGGATTAAGAACTACATTATTAGTATACTTCTATACTATAAACAAAGTATTCTTATATTCATTTAATTtgtccaaaaatatatatgtgattGATAACTTGATCTTCctcaattaattataatttaactttttttttttttttgagaaaataatttaactttttatcattattattttaggtcatcaaatcaaatttatatatttatataatatatctatatatttataagtcaaaaaatgtgagttagcaatctattatttttttttttcatattttttatttatttctcttCTAAGTGATATTTGATATActtacccaaaaaaaattataaataataatagaatagaatttaattatataattaaattactaaATCTATAATCAAttcttttataataattaataatattataaacataaaaatgttatgttttaaattatatcaCTCATTATAAGTACaacatatgtttatatataaagattacAAAAATTTGGGAAGACTgcgcgaagcgcggcttagttccctagtatatatataaaggagagttTTAGTGGAGTTGATGTGACATCTTATATGTCATTTTACTCATATTTTTAAAGATTTAATTATATACTTAGTCTATCATTATTATCAATGGTGACTTTTCATTCTTTTtaactaataattatttattatcaatggtgacttttaattttttataactcccattattattattattataacataTTTACTTAATAACTAATCTCATACCTATTATATATACCTATATATATGCTTCTATAAAATTAGAGAGATTCTATTGTTATGCAATATTTGATAATATATTCATTCATATAGCTTTGGGTATAGGAGGTAagcatcatatttttatattattttttttaaaaaaaaaattattgtaaattatatttttcactcaatagaaaattatagaccatatactattatataaattatgtaatatgcacacacacatatatatatatatattagctggatacaattataatatatataactaatctcatatctatatacatatatatataaataaatttatctttttttttagcaAAGATCGAGGAGAATTTCTACTATTTTGTATCAATTTGATGATATTTACTATCATCTAGATCTAACAATAGAAATAAgcatcacattttttttttttgttttaatatatattaatcagatacaattataatatatataactaattttatacctatatatatgtttctatcaaaaattgaagagagcTTTCactattttgtattaatttgaCTATTTTGTATCAATTTGATGATATCTATTATTATCTAGATTGGATAATAGAGGTAAgcattgtatatattttttattttatatctatattttcaaaaatattgcttATTCACTCATAAAAAAATTGTGTTGAATTGCatgatgtaatatatatatatatcattatatGTATTAACAGTATTCACAACTATTTTTGATAATGATGCACATAGAATTtacctttaaaaaaaattataaatatatacttttaaaactttatatttattatttaacgacacatttgtattttttttatatatattgaatatttAACTATATTATTAGTTAATTCTTAAAGGTAGTGATGTattctataatttaaaaaataaagttattacTCGATATTTATCTATTGAgaaattcatatataatatattaatagctAGAATGATTATGTATTAATGTGATGAAGTAAcatatcttatattttttatttttaaatttatttgtttagtgattatattttagtatttttttttatatagaaaatcctaaaaaagcttataatttaattttaacatcatattattataattttataatcaattatatatttacttgagtaatattaattatttgaattttttaactaacataaatatcgatctatatttatctatatattacaataacataaaaaaaatgaaaatgtaaCTTAcattagtttattattattattattattattattattagtgttgACAGTTATAAAGATATCATTGATccttaataaataatttgatagatatatattttttcaatgtgtatctttttttattaattaataaaaaaatactaatataaatattaaattttaagagTTAAATTGTAATTAACTGTCTTTATTTATTATCAATGTTGTCCTTTCATTTTTATAACACTCaccatcattattattattattattattattattattattattattattattattattattattcataattattattcatcTAGATCTGACATTAGAAATAAGCatcatatttttttgttttaatatatattactcagatacaatcataatatatataactaattttatacctatatatatatatatttctatcaaaaattgaagaaagcttttattattttgtatcaaTTTGATGATATCTATTATCATCTAGATTGGATATTAGAGGtaatcactattttttttttattttataactttttttttaaaaaaaaaatattgcttaTTCACTCATAAAAAATTGTGTTGAATTGCATGATGTAatatatcattatatatattaacactATTCACAACTATTTTTGATAATGATGCACATAGAATTtacctttaaaaaaattataaatacatatttttaaaatttcatatttattgtTTAACGAcacatttgtattttttttatattgaatATTTACTATATTATTAGTTAATTCTTAAAGGTGGTGATGTACTttataatttagaaaataaagttattgctcaatatttatttattgaaaaattcatTATATTAAAAGCCTAGAGAATGATTAGGTATTAATATGATGAAGTAAGATATCTTATATTTTTTGtctttaaatttatttgtttagtgattatattttagtatttttttatagaaaatccTGAAAAggcttataatttaatttcaacatcatattattataactttataatcaattatatttttccttgtgtaatattaattatttaaatttttttagctaGCATAAATATCAATgtatatttatctatatattacaaaaatataaacaaaaaatgaaAAGGCAACTTAcattagttattattattattattattattattattattattattattattgttgttattattattatttagtgtTGACAGCTatactaatataaatattaaattttaagagttaaattgtaattaactctctttatttattatcaATGTTGTCCTTTCATTTTTATAACACtcaccattattattattatatattgtactattcataattattattatagattgcttttttctaaaaaaaatcaataaactattttagaataaaaaaatacattaattttttaatagttaaaaaaaaaaacataaacaaaatatttgaatagtttacattaattttgtaacatttTAAACTTggcatcttaaaaaaaatataataataataataaaaagatatgCTTAATCGctaattttttcttattagatTTTGTGTTCTCTTTTTTAATGCTCCTTATTAGTGCAAGATATAAAGATAATGAACTGActctctaatattttttttattttagattatttattttgtggttGATTTAGTTAGAAGtaatttcttttaaataatattaatctttcacatattttaacaaataattatacgtgtaatttatataacaaacttacgataataataataataataataataataataataataataataataataataataataataataataataattcaattaaataatgtgacttaatattttaacatattaagattataatttttagtatttttttatagtacatttacatattaattaactaataattttttaaatatatataatataaattttatttttacaacataaataaaaagtttTTAAACAATCGCGCGAGGCGCAGTATCGTTACCTAGTTATAATATATAGGtatcattttcttttttctgaCAAGAAAATtctattacaaaaatattaaaagactACTAGAGAAACATTTATCTTCGTCGCTAACAATTTCACACACATTTCacatcaaaaaaataatttcatacaCATTTCACATAATTATATTCCTCACTCTACATTTCAcagtatttttttgtaaattattagtgagcaaaaaatactaaaatataaagTTCTAGCACCATATAAAATTATCctcaaagaaaaagaagagcaCAAAAAATATATCCAAAAGTAAaccacaaaattaaaatatatattcttcCATAATATTGTCATAATATCATTGAAAAAAAATTGCACTGGTAACTAATGTTTGACATATTACTttcttattttctaattattttttaaaatctccAAACAGAACATGATGATTTGTTGGTAACGAGTGAACCTACAAAAAAAATCTTACtattaattaagattatattcaattatagaaaattaagcaatatatatataatatatatacctgTTGCATAAGTTCAATCATGCttgtttgattattttgatctccAGATTTACTTTGAATCTATACAAACGcacattaaaaattaaattaaaaaacataacaattatttaataatatttaactttgaataaaaaattaaaaaaaatatacacacattaaaaattaaaaaaaaatcacaacaattatataataatatttaactttgaataaaaaaaataaaaaaatatacctgACTAGCGTTTGATGATATTTGTGGCATATAGAACAATGAGCTTGACAAATTTTGTTCGCGAAAAGAAATATTATCACCAGATTGAGCATTTGTATTATTGGAAGGAACCTAACAATACAAATTATAATCATTAGtgcaattagaaaataaataaataaaaaaataccaaataaatttcataacaattacaataaaatataaatgtaCCTTTTCAGGGGATGTATTctcttgaattatttttttattttttctagctTTCTCCAGAGCACTTTTAGGCCTAGTAGATTTGCCACAAACTTTTTCCTTAAATTTGACACCCTTAATGTTCTTTTCATCTCTATTGATAGTAAGCCCATCATAAGCCAATATTTTAACATTTGAGTTGCTGGAGCTAGGaattttattagtttctttTTGTCTTAAGAATGCATCTACATCCTCCATAATTTTATTGAAACTATTTAAAGCAATTATATATGTTTCTTCATATTCTGCTGCCTTTGTCGATACTTGTGTTTGCCTTCTACACAAGTCTTTGTAGCGCAATCCCAATCTAGCCTTAGGGTCCTCAGAATTGATAGACTTCAATGTGTTTACTTTGATTCCAACCTTTGCATGTTTTGTCCACCTTTGTAATACATATCTATCaggtatttttgaaatattcttTGTAGAAAGAGCTTTCAAAGCATGTGCGCATAAAATTCCTGCAAACTCAAACTTCTTACAAGTGCACACAAGTGTGcaatcaacaaaaaaatattcaaccgTATAATCAATTGACTTTCCATGAGGAGTAACTTTGTATTTTGTCGATATTGTCTTTTCATCACAAATATGCAAAGCACAATCATAAGCATTGCATAGCTCAACTTGAAACAATTTGAATATCGTTGGTATGTATATCTTTGTTGCATGTTTCAGTATTTCAGCAAGAAATGACAATGACAAGTTACTCTGAGATGTTCTGAAATCATCTTGTGGCTCTTCATAACGACAATCATTTATAAGCCTATCAAAATGTTGAAAAAATCGTAGTAGATCATGCTTATAactaacataattttttataatattattcataCTTTCAGACCTTTGAGTAGTTGTCATCTCTGCACAAAAAGTCTCTTTACTGTATACCAAAGCCCATTTTTCTTTCACAGCAAACATACGCCTCAACCAATCATTATCTTCAAGATTATACTTCTGGAGCATCTCATTCCAAGCTTGTAAAAATGCTTCTTCATCTTCATAATCATATATGCATCTACTATAATCTTTAGAGAATTctcaaaatttttcaaaaacgctACTCAAATGTTTTGCAGCATTTTGATATAAATGACATATACATAGACGATGATGTGTTTCTGGCCATTTAACAGCTAGTGCTTTTGCCGTTGCCGCATCTTGATCCGTAAGgatagtttttagtttttttccaGACATTGTATTAGCAAATGTATCAAATAACCACATGAATGATTCAGCAGTTTCATCATAAAGTAGTGCAGCTCCAAAAATAGTAGTTCGCTTATGATGATTCACCTCAAGAAACATAGAAAAAGGTCGaccttctttatttttcttacaGGTAGTATCAAATGAAACAACATCGCTGAAATAAGAATATGCCATAATCATTTTTGTATCAACCCAAAAGATATTTGTTATTAACTAATCTTTATCCACCTGAATAACA is part of the Cannabis sativa cultivar Pink pepper isolate KNU-18-1 chromosome 5, ASM2916894v1, whole genome shotgun sequence genome and encodes:
- the LOC133038409 gene encoding protein FAR-RED IMPAIRED RESPONSE 1-like codes for the protein MIMAYSYFSDVVSFDTTCKKNKEGRPFSMFLEVNHHKRTTIFGAALLYDETAESFMWLFDTFANTMSGKKLKTILTDQDAATAKALAVKWPETHHRLYEEAFLQAWNEMLQKYNLEDNDWLRRMFAVKEKWALVYSKETFCAEMTTTQRLINDCRYEEPQDDFRTSQSNLSLSFLAEILKHATKIYIPTIFKLFQVELCNAYDCALHICDEKTISTKYKVTPHGKSIDYTVEYFFVDCTLVCTCKKFEFAGILCAHALKALSTKNISKIPDRYVLQRWTKHAKVGIKVNTLKSINSEDPKARLGLRYKDLCRRQTQVSTKAAEYEETYIIALNSFNKIMEDVDAFLRQKETNKIPSSSNSNVKILAYDGLTINRDEKNIKGVKFKEKVCGKSTRPKSALEKARKNKKIIQENTSPEKVPSNNTNAQSGDNISFREQNLSSSLFYMPQISSNASQIQSKSGDQNNQTSMIELMQQVHSLPTNHHVLFGDFKK